A window of Streptomyces marispadix contains these coding sequences:
- a CDS encoding sugar porter family MFS transporter, which produces MTTSAPARTAQAAAPLRQPPLLYAVAAISALGGLLFGYDTGIISSALLDLGRDLQLSSRAQEIVVSAILVGAMAGAPVSGTLVARHGRKPVVTGVAVLFAAGAVAAAVAPGTGTLIAARFVLGLAVGAASNTVPVYIAETAPAAIRGRLMVLFQLMVAIGQLISYLVGYALAGPGGWRWMFALAAVPAVVLVLGMLPLPESPRWLVGQGRTEEAAGVLRRLRRPGSDIAGEIADIQAVRTEERGAGWRALRGSWVRPALVVALGIAAFSQLTGINAMVYYAPKLLTDAGFGDSTALLTGVGIGVMLVAAGIAGTLLVDRTGRRRLLLWLLPGSGLAMAVLALAFLGSGGSGAQKWTVIIALFAYIFLNGAGMQAVVWLIGPEVLPLAVRGPAMSVATTAVWGFDLLIALTALTAVDTFGRTATFLVYALMNAACWVFVLRRVPETRGRTLEEIEQALRRPARRRKEPAGV; this is translated from the coding sequence GTGACCACCTCAGCTCCAGCGCGGACGGCCCAGGCCGCCGCACCCCTACGCCAGCCCCCGCTGCTCTACGCCGTCGCCGCGATCTCCGCGCTCGGCGGCCTGCTCTTCGGCTACGACACCGGCATCATCTCCAGCGCGCTGCTCGACCTCGGACGCGATCTCCAACTCTCCTCCCGCGCACAGGAGATCGTGGTCAGCGCGATCCTCGTGGGCGCCATGGCGGGCGCGCCGGTCTCCGGCACGCTCGTCGCCCGCCACGGCCGCAAGCCGGTGGTGACAGGTGTCGCCGTGCTCTTCGCCGCGGGGGCGGTGGCGGCGGCCGTCGCGCCCGGCACGGGCACGCTCATCGCGGCGCGCTTCGTGCTGGGTCTGGCGGTCGGCGCGGCGTCCAACACCGTGCCCGTCTATATCGCCGAGACCGCGCCCGCCGCGATACGCGGGCGGCTCATGGTGCTCTTCCAGCTCATGGTGGCGATCGGGCAGCTCATCTCCTACCTCGTGGGCTACGCCCTCGCCGGACCCGGAGGCTGGCGGTGGATGTTCGCGCTGGCGGCGGTGCCCGCCGTGGTTCTCGTCCTCGGGATGCTGCCGCTGCCGGAGAGCCCGCGCTGGCTCGTGGGGCAGGGTCGTACGGAGGAGGCGGCCGGAGTGCTGCGCAGGCTGCGGCGGCCCGGCTCGGACATCGCCGGTGAGATCGCGGACATCCAGGCCGTACGCACCGAGGAGCGCGGCGCGGGCTGGCGGGCGCTGCGCGGCTCGTGGGTGCGTCCCGCGCTGGTCGTCGCCCTGGGCATCGCGGCGTTCTCGCAGCTCACCGGCATCAACGCGATGGTCTACTACGCGCCGAAGCTGCTCACGGACGCCGGGTTCGGCGACTCCACGGCGCTGCTGACGGGCGTCGGGATCGGCGTGATGCTGGTGGCCGCCGGGATCGCCGGGACGCTGCTCGTCGACCGTACGGGGCGGCGGCGTCTGCTGCTGTGGCTGCTGCCCGGGTCGGGGCTGGCGATGGCGGTGCTGGCGCTGGCGTTCCTCGGCAGCGGCGGGTCCGGGGCGCAGAAGTGGACGGTGATCATCGCGCTGTTCGCGTACATCTTCCTCAACGGGGCCGGCATGCAGGCGGTCGTCTGGCTGATCGGCCCCGAGGTGCTGCCGCTGGCGGTGCGCGGACCGGCGATGAGCGTGGCCACGACGGCCGTCTGGGGCTTCGATCTGCTGATCGCGCTCACGGCGCTGACCGCCGTCGACACCTTCGGCCGCACCGCCACGTTCCTCGTCTACGCGCTGATGAACGCCGCGTGCTGGGTCTTCGTGCTGCGGCGGGTGCCGGAGACGCGGGGGCGCACGCTGGAGGAGATCGAGCAGGCGCTGCGCCGTCCCGCGCGCAGGAGGAAGGAACCGGCGGGCGTCTAG
- a CDS encoding phytanoyl-CoA dioxygenase family protein, with the protein MVRDLYTDGISALRGAFSTEWADRMREDIEAAFEEARHRPGGAVGRGPSRYYVEIHPEQFRGFVELVDHPWVRAVCEAVLGPRYSIVELGFDIPFEGAVHQPWHRDFPMPDVTRDRHHLNSLAFNLTGVDTTEDMGPFEIAPGTQWDDGTHFEHEMFPPREDYDRYRELGVKKYPQRGDISVRSALTIHRGTANHSALSRPVLVLGVDAPGAGNDGHHDMAVTHGYWERLPERVRAHLNCPVVDSLTPIVQKHTIEGLVMGDADPDGDAGSASPAAGMAGAAPE; encoded by the coding sequence GGCGCGTTCAGCACCGAGTGGGCCGACCGCATGCGCGAGGACATCGAGGCGGCCTTCGAGGAAGCGCGTCATCGCCCCGGCGGCGCCGTGGGGCGCGGCCCGAGCCGCTACTACGTGGAGATACACCCCGAGCAGTTCCGCGGCTTCGTCGAACTCGTCGACCACCCATGGGTGCGGGCGGTGTGCGAGGCCGTGCTCGGTCCGCGCTACTCCATCGTCGAGCTGGGCTTCGACATCCCCTTCGAGGGCGCGGTGCATCAGCCCTGGCACCGGGACTTCCCGATGCCCGACGTCACACGGGACAGGCACCACCTCAACTCGCTGGCCTTCAACCTCACCGGTGTCGACACCACCGAGGACATGGGGCCCTTCGAGATCGCGCCGGGCACTCAGTGGGACGACGGCACCCACTTCGAGCACGAGATGTTCCCGCCGCGTGAGGACTACGACCGCTACCGCGAGCTGGGCGTGAAGAAGTATCCGCAGCGCGGCGACATCTCCGTACGCTCGGCACTCACGATCCACCGGGGCACCGCCAACCACTCCGCGCTGTCCCGGCCGGTGCTGGTGCTGGGGGTCGACGCCCCCGGGGCGGGCAACGACGGGCACCACGACATGGCCGTGACCCACGGCTACTGGGAGAGGCTGCCCGAGCGGGTGAGGGCGCACCTGAACTGCCCCGTCGTCGACTCGCTGACCCCGATCGTGCAGAAGCACACCATCGAGGGCCTCGTCATGGGCGACGCCGATCCGGACGGCGACGCCGGGTCCGCCTCCCCCGCCGCCGGGATGGCAGGCGCCGCTCCGGAGTGA
- a CDS encoding carbohydrate ABC transporter permease — translation MTGRLERSATYGVLALFAVISLTPVVGVLSTAFGSRSSLDTGFSLPDGLNWGNFAEAWSRGHFGSYLTNSVLVAVAVVAATTVLAVLAAYAFGVMRFPGSNLLFYLFVLGLTLPEEALVVPLYFDLRYWQLTDSYWALILPQTAQSLAFGVFWMRTYFRNSSRSVIEAARIDGASSWTTLWRVLVPMGRPALSTMAVIVFMWTWNEFLMALVMVSDEAHRTVPLGLAFFQGQYSSDTALLAAASVLIALPVVVVYVALQRRFIEGMLTGAVKE, via the coding sequence ATGACCGGCCGCCTCGAACGCAGCGCCACCTACGGCGTTCTCGCCCTCTTCGCCGTAATCAGCCTCACGCCCGTGGTGGGCGTGCTGTCCACCGCCTTCGGCAGCCGCTCCTCCCTGGACACGGGCTTCTCACTGCCGGACGGCCTCAACTGGGGCAATTTCGCCGAGGCTTGGAGCCGAGGGCACTTCGGCTCGTATCTGACGAACTCCGTCCTGGTCGCCGTGGCCGTGGTCGCGGCCACGACGGTGCTCGCCGTGCTCGCCGCCTACGCCTTCGGCGTGATGCGCTTCCCCGGCTCGAACCTGCTCTTCTACCTCTTCGTGCTCGGTCTGACGCTTCCGGAGGAAGCTCTCGTCGTGCCGCTCTACTTCGATCTGCGCTACTGGCAACTGACCGACTCCTACTGGGCGTTGATCCTGCCGCAGACGGCGCAGTCGCTGGCGTTCGGCGTGTTCTGGATGCGCACCTACTTCCGCAACAGCTCCCGCTCCGTCATCGAGGCCGCCCGTATCGACGGGGCGTCGAGCTGGACGACGCTGTGGCGCGTGCTCGTTCCGATGGGACGCCCCGCCCTGTCGACGATGGCCGTGATCGTCTTCATGTGGACGTGGAACGAGTTCCTGATGGCCCTGGTGATGGTCAGCGACGAGGCCCACCGCACCGTGCCGCTCGGACTCGCCTTCTTCCAGGGGCAGTACAGCTCCGACACGGCACTGCTGGCAGCCGCGTCCGTGCTGATCGCGCTGCCGGTCGTGGTGGTGTACGTGGCGCTGCAACGGCGGTTCATCGAGGGGATGCTGACGGGCGCCGTCAAGGAGTGA
- a CDS encoding 6-phospho-beta-glucosidase, with translation MRLTVLGGGGFRVPLVYRALLEDEGDEAGRITELVLHDTDSGRLRAVTAVLAHQTARHRGRPAPAVQATTDLDEALRGADFVFSAIRVGGLEGRTRDERIPLAEGVLGQETVGAGGVLYGLRTLPVAVHIAERVAELAPDAWVINFTNPAGMVTEAMSRVFRERGLGERVIGICDSPVGLCRRAARAVGADPERADYDYVGLNHLGWLRRVVVDGRDVLPALLADPARLESFEEGKLFGAGWLRALGALPNEYLHYYYFNREAVDAVRGSRATRGEFLHEQQSRFYEESRSAEAAAAYAAWDRTRREREETYMAESREATGGWQRDSCDLDGGGYDRVALALMRAVSRNERTTLILNVPNRTAVSGLDAEAVVEVPCLVDAGGARPLSAGAVSPDQLGLMLQLKAVERSAIEAAADGSRPAALRALALHPLVDSVRVAERILDAAGGL, from the coding sequence ATGAGGCTGACCGTGCTGGGTGGCGGCGGATTCCGGGTGCCGCTGGTGTACCGGGCGCTGCTGGAGGACGAGGGCGACGAGGCGGGCCGCATCACCGAACTCGTCCTCCACGACACCGACTCGGGCCGCCTCCGCGCGGTGACGGCGGTACTCGCGCATCAGACGGCACGCCACAGGGGCCGCCCCGCCCCCGCCGTACAGGCCACGACGGATCTCGACGAGGCCCTGCGCGGCGCCGACTTCGTCTTCTCCGCGATCCGCGTCGGCGGCCTGGAGGGACGTACGCGCGACGAACGGATTCCGCTCGCCGAGGGCGTGCTCGGCCAGGAGACGGTGGGCGCCGGCGGTGTCCTCTACGGGCTGCGTACGCTGCCCGTCGCCGTGCACATCGCCGAACGCGTCGCCGAACTCGCCCCGGACGCCTGGGTCATCAACTTCACCAACCCGGCCGGAATGGTCACCGAGGCGATGAGCCGCGTCTTCCGCGAACGGGGCCTGGGCGAGCGGGTGATCGGCATCTGCGACTCCCCCGTGGGCCTGTGCCGCCGTGCGGCCCGCGCGGTGGGCGCAGACCCGGAGCGGGCCGACTACGACTACGTGGGGCTCAACCACCTCGGCTGGCTGCGACGCGTCGTCGTCGACGGGCGTGACGTCCTCCCCGCGCTGCTGGCCGACCCCGCGCGGCTGGAGTCGTTCGAGGAGGGCAAGCTCTTCGGCGCCGGCTGGCTGCGCGCCCTGGGCGCGCTGCCCAACGAGTATCTGCACTACTACTACTTCAACCGCGAGGCCGTCGACGCGGTGCGTGGATCGCGGGCCACGCGCGGGGAGTTCCTGCACGAGCAGCAGTCGCGGTTCTACGAGGAGTCCCGATCGGCCGAGGCAGCCGCCGCGTACGCCGCCTGGGACCGTACTCGCAGGGAACGCGAGGAGACCTATATGGCCGAGAGCCGTGAGGCCACCGGCGGCTGGCAGCGCGACAGTTGCGACCTGGACGGCGGCGGCTACGACAGGGTGGCGCTGGCGCTGATGCGCGCGGTCTCCCGCAACGAGCGCACCACGCTGATCCTCAACGTGCCCAACCGCACGGCGGTTTCGGGCCTGGACGCCGAGGCGGTGGTGGAGGTGCCGTGCCTGGTCGACGCGGGCGGTGCCCGTCCCCTCTCCGCGGGCGCGGTGTCACCGGACCAACTGGGCCTGATGCTCCAGCTCAAGGCGGTCGAACGCTCGGCGATCGAGGCGGCGGCCGACGGCTCGCGCCCGGCGGCGCTTCGGGCGCTGGCGCTTCATCCGCTGGTGGATTCGGTACGGGTCGCGGAACGCATCCTGGACGCGGCGGGCGGTCTCTGA
- a CDS encoding carbohydrate ABC transporter permease, with amino-acid sequence MRRRAGDRYRRQAPGQPRAVGYLYVLPALLLYAVFLLFPLGQTAWLSLLHWDGLTVATWAGADNYRALLADPSLRGPFLHALALLLFYAALPVALGLLLASALSRFRVRGMTFFRTVLFLPQVLAMVVVGVAWRSILGTDGLLNDTLRAVGLDSLARSWLGDQTWALPAVGTVGTWVETGLCVVLFLAGAQRIPRELYEAARVDGAGPLREFLAVTLPALRAEIAVALTLTIVAGLRNFDLIYITTSGGPGNATSVPAYEVYHRAFETNEVGSAAAMGIALTVLIFALTVTVARLVEGGRGGRDKPGARGGRGDERRERGGDDS; translated from the coding sequence CTGCGGCGCCGCGCGGGCGACCGCTACCGCCGCCAGGCGCCGGGCCAGCCGCGCGCCGTCGGCTATCTCTACGTGCTGCCCGCCCTGCTGCTCTACGCCGTCTTCCTCCTCTTCCCCCTCGGACAGACGGCGTGGCTGTCGCTGCTCCACTGGGACGGGCTGACCGTCGCCACCTGGGCGGGAGCGGACAACTACCGCGCGCTGCTCGCCGATCCGTCGCTGCGCGGCCCGTTCCTGCACGCCCTCGCGCTGCTGCTGTTCTACGCCGCGCTGCCCGTGGCGCTGGGGCTGCTGCTGGCCTCGGCGCTCTCGCGCTTCCGGGTGCGCGGCATGACGTTCTTCCGCACGGTGCTCTTCCTGCCACAGGTGCTGGCGATGGTCGTCGTGGGCGTCGCCTGGCGTTCCATCCTCGGCACCGACGGCCTGCTCAACGACACCCTCCGCGCCGTCGGGCTCGACTCCCTCGCCCGCTCGTGGCTCGGTGACCAGACGTGGGCGCTGCCCGCCGTCGGCACCGTCGGCACCTGGGTGGAGACGGGTCTGTGCGTCGTGCTCTTCCTCGCCGGGGCGCAGCGCATCCCGCGTGAGCTGTACGAGGCGGCGCGGGTCGACGGGGCGGGCCCGCTAAGGGAGTTCCTCGCCGTCACGCTGCCCGCGCTGCGTGCCGAGATCGCCGTCGCGCTGACGCTCACCATCGTCGCCGGACTGCGCAACTTCGACCTGATCTACATCACCACCAGCGGCGGCCCCGGCAACGCCACCTCCGTACCCGCCTACGAGGTCTACCACCGAGCCTTCGAGACGAACGAGGTCGGCTCGGCGGCGGCCATGGGCATCGCCCTGACGGTGCTGATCTTCGCGCTGACGGTCACTGTGGCCCGGCTCGTCGAAGGCGGACGCGGAGGACGGGACAAACCCGGAGCACGCGGAGGACGCGGCGACGAGCGCCGGGAACGAGGAGGAGACGACTCATGA
- a CDS encoding 2-hydroxyacid dehydrogenase: MPSTTETTATTPATGAAESAGPAVHVLLPWAGLDVRHGPWPANVRVHIWDGHTPVDELPAETRESAELWVMPYAVPGAERLLPELTSVRAVQSLSAGVEKLLPLMPETACLYNGRGLHDAGTAEHALGLILAAQRELPRWAEDQRAGRWEPHFTRSLAGSRVAVVGYGSIGQALERRLLACEAEVVRVARRARPEEDVHPVTRLRELLPEVDIAVLVLPETPATAGLFGKDELAALPDGALVVNVGRGVTLQTGPLLEEVRAGRLRAALDVTDPEPLPGDHPLRQQSGVLITPHVAGGSGLFRPRAERLIVDQVRRYASGEPLANACPRA; the protein is encoded by the coding sequence ATGCCCTCGACGACCGAGACCACGGCCACGACCCCGGCGACCGGCGCCGCCGAGTCCGCCGGGCCCGCCGTCCATGTGCTGCTGCCCTGGGCGGGCCTCGACGTACGGCACGGGCCGTGGCCCGCGAACGTACGGGTGCACATCTGGGACGGGCACACCCCCGTCGACGAACTGCCCGCCGAGACAAGGGAGTCGGCCGAACTGTGGGTGATGCCCTACGCGGTGCCGGGCGCGGAACGACTGCTGCCGGAGCTCACCTCCGTACGCGCCGTGCAGTCGCTCAGCGCGGGCGTGGAGAAGCTGCTGCCGCTGATGCCCGAGACCGCGTGCCTCTACAACGGCCGTGGCCTGCACGACGCCGGGACCGCCGAGCACGCCCTCGGACTGATCCTCGCCGCCCAGCGTGAGCTGCCGCGCTGGGCCGAGGACCAGCGGGCCGGGCGCTGGGAACCGCACTTCACACGCTCGCTCGCCGGCTCACGGGTGGCGGTCGTCGGCTACGGATCGATCGGGCAGGCGCTGGAGCGGCGGCTGCTGGCGTGCGAGGCGGAGGTCGTACGCGTCGCCAGGCGGGCACGGCCCGAGGAGGACGTCCATCCCGTCACCCGGCTGCGCGAGTTGCTGCCGGAGGTGGACATCGCCGTCCTCGTACTGCCCGAAACCCCCGCCACGGCGGGCCTGTTCGGCAAGGACGAACTGGCGGCGCTGCCCGACGGCGCGCTCGTCGTCAACGTCGGCAGGGGCGTGACCCTTCAGACCGGGCCGCTGCTGGAGGAGGTACGCGCGGGGCGGCTGCGTGCCGCGCTCGACGTGACCGATCCCGAACCGCTGCCGGGCGACCACCCGTTGAGGCAGCAGTCAGGCGTGCTGATCACTCCCCATGTCGCGGGCGGCTCGGGCCTGTTCCGTCCGCGCGCCGAACGTCTCATCGTCGACCAGGTGCGCCGCTACGCCAGCGGGGAACCGCTCGCCAACGCCTGTCCACGGGCCTGA
- a CDS encoding DeoR/GlpR family DNA-binding transcription regulator produces the protein MLRDTRHEQLLRLLREEGVLPVGQIAQRLGVSEATARRDLNDLGNAGLLTRVYGGAVARGPVERPFAEEEVDDREDKDAIARRAAATVEDGEVVLLDIGTTTLQLARRLHGRAITVVTSNLAVYEELKDDPEVALVLLGGQVRRNYRSLVGNLTRSSLTQLYADRLFLGTSGVLPDGRVLDTTDVEVPVKQAMLGSARHVALLATARKFPGKGTARICGPGDVDTLITNRTSDPGTLALFREAGVEVETAAETTAAEAKAEMEGR, from the coding sequence ATGTTGCGCGACACCCGGCACGAGCAGTTGCTGAGACTGCTCCGCGAAGAGGGCGTGCTGCCCGTCGGGCAGATCGCACAGCGCCTCGGCGTCAGCGAGGCCACCGCGCGCCGCGACCTCAACGACCTCGGCAACGCCGGCCTGTTGACCCGCGTCTACGGCGGCGCCGTCGCCCGCGGCCCCGTCGAGCGGCCCTTCGCGGAGGAGGAGGTCGACGACCGCGAGGACAAGGACGCGATCGCCCGGCGGGCGGCGGCGACCGTCGAGGACGGGGAGGTCGTGCTGCTCGACATCGGCACCACGACTCTTCAGCTCGCCCGGCGGCTGCACGGCCGCGCCATCACCGTGGTGACGAGCAACCTCGCGGTGTACGAGGAGCTGAAGGACGACCCGGAGGTGGCGCTCGTGCTCCTCGGCGGCCAGGTGCGCCGCAACTACCGTTCGCTGGTGGGAAATCTGACCCGGTCGAGCCTGACCCAGCTCTACGCCGACCGGCTCTTCCTCGGCACCAGCGGCGTACTGCCCGACGGACGCGTGCTGGACACCACCGACGTCGAAGTGCCCGTGAAGCAGGCCATGCTGGGCTCGGCACGGCACGTGGCGCTGCTGGCCACCGCGCGGAAGTTCCCCGGCAAAGGCACGGCCCGCATCTGCGGGCCCGGGGACGTCGACACCCTGATCACCAATCGCACCTCCGATCCCGGGACGCTCGCGCTCTTCCGCGAGGCCGGGGTGGAGGTGGAGACGGCCGCGGAGACGACGGCCGCGGAGGCGAAAGCTGAGATGGAGGGCCGATGA
- a CDS encoding extracellular solute-binding protein translates to MRSERVRGTSPHSPPARRRAPAPRSAPAPSRRARPRRTALLVLALGTALSASACVPGTDGSGAAGAGVPGAAATSKPDPSKAGKATLTVWDQEVRGGQNEELERLNAEFEKKYPNVRIKRVARSFSDLKTTLKLAISGNKPPDVIQANQGYPDMVAFVKAGLLTPLDNYAGIYAWNTRYPSTLLNLNRVSADARDFGTGRLYGISQTGEYIGVYYNKDVLEKASVEPPETWGELTDALPRLKDEGELPVQFGNLDKYPAIHTFGVLQNQAGGAEETRESVFGRGDGFDNEPTKEAARTLADWRKQGYIPKGANGTGYDDAAKKFADGKGAFLITGTWQLPDLKKSMGDKLGFMPPPPVEKDAEPVTTGGQGLAWSVTSKSRHPEVAAAYLDFITSRHAADVMTEEGVLPAVPGKAARDIPEGSVDAQMVKGWEQLNAADGLVPYLDYTTPDFYDSLSADLQGVIDGSLTPGELSSKMQRSYSGFQEKKRSEGKPER, encoded by the coding sequence ATGCGCTCTGAGCGAGTGAGGGGCACGAGCCCGCACAGCCCTCCGGCACGCCGCAGGGCACCGGCACCGAGATCGGCACCGGCGCCCTCCCGCAGGGCCCGCCCACGCCGGACGGCCCTGCTCGTACTGGCCCTCGGCACCGCCCTTTCGGCCTCGGCCTGCGTGCCCGGGACCGACGGCTCCGGCGCGGCGGGCGCGGGCGTGCCCGGAGCGGCGGCCACGTCGAAGCCCGACCCGTCCAAGGCGGGGAAGGCCACACTGACCGTCTGGGACCAGGAGGTACGCGGCGGCCAGAACGAGGAACTGGAGCGCCTGAACGCCGAGTTCGAGAAGAAGTACCCCAACGTCCGCATCAAGCGCGTCGCCCGCAGCTTCTCCGACCTCAAGACGACGCTGAAGCTCGCCATATCGGGCAACAAGCCGCCGGACGTCATCCAGGCCAACCAGGGCTACCCCGACATGGTGGCCTTCGTGAAGGCCGGTCTGCTCACGCCGCTCGACAATTACGCGGGCATCTACGCCTGGAACACCCGGTATCCGTCGACGCTGCTCAACCTCAACCGGGTCTCCGCCGACGCCCGCGACTTCGGCACCGGACGCCTGTACGGCATCTCACAGACCGGCGAGTACATCGGCGTCTACTACAACAAGGACGTACTGGAGAAGGCCTCAGTGGAGCCCCCGGAGACCTGGGGCGAGCTGACGGACGCGCTGCCGCGCCTCAAGGACGAGGGCGAACTCCCCGTCCAGTTCGGCAACTTGGACAAGTACCCCGCGATCCACACCTTCGGAGTCCTCCAGAACCAGGCCGGCGGTGCGGAGGAGACCCGCGAGAGCGTCTTCGGACGCGGCGACGGCTTCGACAACGAGCCCACGAAGGAGGCCGCACGCACCCTCGCCGACTGGAGGAAGCAGGGCTACATACCCAAGGGCGCCAACGGAACGGGATACGACGACGCGGCTAAGAAGTTCGCCGACGGCAAGGGAGCGTTCCTCATCACCGGCACCTGGCAGCTCCCGGACCTGAAGAAGTCCATGGGCGACAAGCTCGGCTTCATGCCGCCGCCGCCCGTCGAGAAGGACGCCGAGCCCGTCACCACCGGCGGCCAGGGCCTCGCCTGGTCGGTCACGTCCAAGTCCCGCCACCCCGAAGTGGCCGCCGCCTACCTCGACTTCATCACCAGCAGGCACGCGGCCGACGTGATGACCGAGGAGGGCGTGCTGCCCGCCGTGCCCGGCAAGGCCGCCCGCGACATCCCCGAAGGCAGCGTCGACGCACAGATGGTGAAGGGCTGGGAGCAGCTCAACGCGGCCGACGGCCTCGTGCCGTATCTAGACTACACCACGCCCGACTTCTACGACTCGCTCTCCGCCGACCTCCAGGGCGTCATCGACGGCTCGCTCACGCCCGGCGAACTCTCCTCGAAGATGCAGCGCTCCTACAGCGGCTTCCAGGAGAAGAAGCGCAGCGAAGGGAAGCCGGAGCGGTGA
- a CDS encoding carbohydrate kinase family protein has translation MSTTGSAQPAPTSAALDPLSALRGDGGPEQDVFLTGTVFLDIIFTGLDHAPVRGTESWARGMGSSPGGVANMATALRRLGLRTSLAAAFGDDVYGDYCWESLADSEGIDLAPSHRAQGWHSPVTVSMAYEGERTMVSHGHEAPAPCVRSAQRPRSRACFTDLAPGRLESWVREAHDEGSKIFADVGWDDTGAWDPDTLADLSYCHAFLPNAAEAQHYTRTASPEEAVRALAELVPIAVVTKGSGGAVAVDSLSGESADLPALPVEALDPTGAGDVFVAGFITGTLAGWPLADRLAFANLTAALSVQHFGGSLSAPGWPEVSAWWQYATRCGGQSEDVMRRYAFLSDLLPGANRGSALRRATPTIGFRAP, from the coding sequence GTGAGCACGACCGGGAGCGCGCAGCCGGCGCCGACTTCAGCGGCTCTGGACCCGCTGTCGGCCCTGCGCGGCGACGGCGGACCCGAGCAGGACGTCTTCCTGACCGGCACCGTCTTCCTCGACATCATCTTCACCGGGCTCGACCACGCACCCGTGCGCGGTACCGAGTCCTGGGCGCGCGGCATGGGTTCATCACCCGGCGGCGTCGCCAACATGGCAACCGCCCTGCGCCGCCTGGGACTTCGCACCTCGCTCGCCGCGGCCTTCGGCGACGACGTCTACGGCGACTACTGCTGGGAGTCGCTGGCCGACAGCGAGGGCATCGACCTCGCCCCGTCCCACCGCGCACAGGGCTGGCACTCGCCCGTCACCGTCTCCATGGCCTACGAGGGCGAGCGCACGATGGTCTCGCACGGCCACGAGGCCCCCGCCCCCTGCGTGCGGTCCGCCCAACGCCCGCGCTCCCGCGCCTGCTTCACCGATCTGGCACCCGGACGGCTGGAGAGCTGGGTACGCGAGGCCCACGACGAGGGCAGCAAGATCTTCGCCGACGTCGGCTGGGACGACACCGGCGCCTGGGACCCCGACACCCTCGCCGACCTCTCCTACTGCCACGCCTTTCTGCCCAACGCGGCCGAGGCGCAGCACTACACCCGTACCGCCAGTCCCGAGGAGGCCGTACGGGCGCTGGCCGAACTGGTGCCCATCGCCGTGGTCACCAAGGGCTCCGGCGGTGCCGTCGCCGTCGACTCGCTGAGCGGCGAGAGCGCCGACCTTCCCGCACTGCCCGTGGAGGCCCTCGACCCCACGGGCGCGGGCGACGTGTTCGTCGCCGGTTTCATCACAGGGACGCTCGCGGGCTGGCCGCTCGCCGACCGGCTCGCCTTCGCCAACCTCACGGCGGCGCTCTCCGTACAGCACTTCGGGGGCTCGCTGTCCGCGCCGGGCTGGCCGGAGGTGTCCGCGTGGTGGCAGTACGCCACCCGCTGCGGCGGACAGAGCGAGGACGTGATGCGCCGTTACGCCTTCCTGTCCGATCTGCTTCCCGGGGCCAACCGTGGCTCGGCGCTGCGCCGGGCCACGCCCACCATCGGATTCCGTGCGCCATGA